The DNA window TGAGAACCCGGAAGGTTCAAAGGGCCTGGGGCCTGGACGAGGGTTTTCCCTGGGTTCTTCGGAGCTCTGAGGTCACCGTGGGACTCGGGTGGAGGCTCTCCTGTGGTCACCTGGGGCCTCCATTCCCACTCCGACTGAGCACATTGTTTCTAACAGTGTTGGTTGCCGATGAGGGCTCCGTTGCTGCGAAGTACACCCTTGGAAATCTCCAGTGTGGCTCAGTCCAGGATGTGCCAAGGGGGGAACCTGACTCCTGAAGCAGAACCACTGCCTAAGGTCTCAGAGAGTCTCAGAGACCCGAGAAAGGAGGCCAGTCCCCATCCCTAGGGTCCGCTGCCTCCCAGATGGTCCTAGCTGAATGAGGGGTCCATGGCAGTCGTACGGGGGATGTCTGGTCCGCCCTGGTGGTGCTTGGATGGAGCACGGCCTACCCACCTGGCAACTCGTCCCCATGTCTTTTGCAGACGGCTGATGGAGGGGCTCTGCAGAGCAGACACGATGGCACGCAGGGACGCATAATTTCCAAGGACTCGGCACTcctgaggaagggaagggaatgagCTGCGACGGCGGGCTGGAGCCCTGCTTCCTCTGGCTTGTGTCCCCTCATGGGCTTCTGCTGTCCTGGATGAGGCAGATGCCCAGGGAAGCGAGGGAGGGCACACCTGGGAGCTGATGAGTAACGCTCGCGGGCAGGAAGATTTTAGCTCAACCCAGGGCGGGAAGGGAGCTTCCCACCACTGGGACCAGCACTCAAGGTCAGCAGGCCCTTGGCAGCAAGGGGCCTAGGACTTTGCCGAGGCCCAGGCCACCGACTTCAAGGCTGAAAGCTGCGAGAGGAGAAGGGGCAGTCCCCCTGACTCCAGGGAGGGGCTCCCTGGGCCCTGCCACTACTTACCTTGGCCACCTGAATCCACAGCTCGACGACTCTGGCCCTGTCCTGGGCCGTCATGCTGAGGTCCCCAAGGCACGTCGTGATGACACAGCGGGACACGTGAAGAAACTGGTTGATAGTGGCCCCAACGGTGGGAGCCAGGTACTCCTTGCTCCCATTGGGCCGCTGGCACCACACAAAACCCAGGCAGTGGCGGGGCTCCACCTTCTTGAACAGCTCCTGGGGAGGATGGGGACTGTCACCTGACCCTGCCACACCCGAGCTCAGAGTCTGCAGGCCCCCGCAGCCCCAGGCAGGAGGCACTGGTCAGCTGCAGCTCAGGAACCTGAGGAGGTGGCCTGAAGCTTCTGGGAGTCTCTGGGTTTTGTCTGTGTCCACTGAGGCCGCCCAGCGCAGGATGACCGAGGACCCAATAGGGGCGGGGAAGAGAAGTCCCATTGGCTCGCAGCCCAGTCTTGCTTCCCCCAAGCACCAGAACACGGCTCACACCTGCCCATCTCAAGGGGCATCTTCCACCCGTTCCCATCACCCTCTGGTCCCACTCCCCTTTCAGATGCACGTTCCCCCGAGGCAGCAACAACCGTGGGCTTTGTTTGCCTGTCTGCCGTGTAGGTAAGGACGCACTAGGTGTCTAATAAGTACGGAGGCTGTTGAGGCCTCCTGGGCCGATGGGTGAGTGACCCAGGACTTGGCAGCACTCCAGTGAgcttccctcccccaccagaGGGCTATTCTCTGCCCCGCTTCCTCTCTGTTCGACCTCCTCCATCTGCACAGCCACTCTGCCCAGCAGGTGCCCTTAGTGTGCTCTCTACTGTCCATGTGGGGACAGCAAGACTTGGGGGCCAGAAGGTGGCCCAGGTCACCCGGTGGGTAAGTGGGGGAGCTGTGACTTGCACCCACATCGTTGGATTGCGGCTGAGGGAACAGGAGGTCTGGGGCAGCTGATGGCCCACCAAGGCGGGCCCCACCTAGCCCAAGAGCCCCGCTGCTCACCGCATCCATCCGCGTCAGCTGCTCGGCCACCAGCTTCGGAGGGAAGTCCAGCAGCTTaggcctctcctctctcagctcGGCGCTCACTTCTGCGGTGACTTCGGCAGCTGGAGGCAGAGTTCGTCCAAAAGTCAATGGCGCATCTTGCTCCAGCTCAGAAGCTGGCACTGGGGCTGAAGCTGATGGCCCTCGCTCCGGCCCTGGAGAGGCCGATGGAGGTGAGGCTGCTGGAGGTGAGGCTGCCGGTGGTGAGGCTGCCTCCAGCTCCGGCGCGGACGGTGGAACTACAGCTGGAGCTGCCTCTGGCCCCGGAGCTGGCCCTTGCTCTGGCTCTAGAGCCGGCAGGAGCTCTGGAACTGGCGCtgcagcaggagaaagagaaagtttcaCCTACGTACCCGACTTTACAAGACAGGAGAGACTCCGCTGTCTTGAAGGGAACCCCAGCCCATGAACCCCACCGCAGACAGTCTTCCCAGACTGCAGTCCCCTCaccttccagctctgccctcctgggccccAGATGTTGCAGCTGGACCTGGGGAAGGTAGGCAGGGCCTCCCAGGTGCGACCCAGGCCAGATGACACGCGGAGAGGCCAGCCGCATCCTGAAAGAGGGAAAGGGCGTGGGCTCCCAGAAATCCTGCATTGGGTCCAGCCAGGTTCCCACCATAGAAGACGTGGTATGGGCGGAAGCAGttgggccacagagccagaggCCTGGCCGTCACTTCCACACTGTCCTCCCAAGGCACCCTGCTTTGGGTCTGGGCCCTATGCCTGCCCCTTTCCACCAGGGGGGAATCCCACCCCGGCGCTGACTCCTGTGTGGCCATCCTGGCAGTGGCAGGCCTGCTCATCCAGCAGGTGGAACACGGGGTTTGTGTGAGTCTCTTCTTCCCACTGCCACTCTTCTCGCAAAGAGCCTGGACAcagtccagcccagccctccacGCCCTTGTGCAAGTGGA is part of the Equus quagga isolate Etosha38 unplaced genomic scaffold, UCLA_HA_Equagga_1.0 HiC_scaffold_16435_RagTag, whole genome shotgun sequence genome and encodes:
- the LOC124232012 gene encoding ral guanine nucleotide dissociation stimulator-like isoform X2; the encoded protein is MVGTWLDPMQDFWEPTPFPSFRMRLASPRVIWPGSHLGGPAYLPQVQLQHLGPRRAELEAPVPELLPALEPEQGPAPGPEAAPAVVPPSAPELEAASPPAASPPAASPPSASPGPERGPSASAPVPASELEQDAPLTFGRTLPPAAEVTAEVSAELREERPKLLDFPPKLVAEQLTRMDAELFKKVEPRHCLGFVWCQRPNGSKEYLAPTVGATINQFLHVSRCVITTCLGDLSMTAQDRARVVELWIQVAKECRVLGNYASLRAIVSALQSPSISRLQKTWGRVARKSSRKLKRFIKDQWVSRRQLVKSPDP
- the LOC124232012 gene encoding ral guanine nucleotide dissociation stimulator-like isoform X1 yields the protein MVGTWLDPMQDFWEPTPFPSFRMRLASPRVIWPGSHLGGPAYLPQVQLQHLGPRRAELEAPVPELLPALEPEQGPAPGPEAAPAVVPPSAPELEAASPPAASPPAASPPSASPGPERGPSASAPVPASELEQDAPLTFGRTLPPAAEVTAEVSAELREERPKLLDFPPKLVAEQLTRMDAELFKKVEPRHCLGFVWCQRPNGSKEYLAPTVGATINQFLHVSRCVITTCLGDLSMTAQDRARVVELWIQVAKECRVLGNYASLRAIVSALQSPSISRLQKTWGRVARKSSRKLKRFIKDQWVSRRQLVKVRRRLRIWKEGEREGRGPGRMSFGSPVT